Proteins encoded by one window of Anoplopoma fimbria isolate UVic2021 breed Golden Eagle Sablefish chromosome 23, Afim_UVic_2022, whole genome shotgun sequence:
- the LOC129112414 gene encoding FYVE, RhoGEF and PH domain-containing protein 4-like isoform X2: MFDLKKRNSLTLNCSRETEEFRRVAVRRKVKGDAVDCFALHTESSGVCSSYSRGNACDKVCGSEPNSKPGAEEDNQRSPAKGSPFKPHVPPKPAQLQRNAGCDQAHSQQDNGTEQDQSPKRGYGVSVSCVSPAHNCLGSPSPTRRGWTCLLNGVSAAHISPARHTQGIPHITSSPLLGSPSPGKRGIQSRSPLRVGGHSPARLSPRNHSPLSGLLRTPSPLQVRIGSYSPAKNSKSWLGLYRIPSSKMEGQDKRAGKSLSVPDLIVFLDENRIPTEKIERSPLQPLQSPNCSGSASTIKAPVHHILSHAKSEAYLWSNGKQHSPRQMNGVVQGRVCTAVNGKGINDNMEEGKVPVGYGSKSSCQRNEDSKTTEDGRIQKESKGEHSDEELRKERGESEPKAEENKEQKLFKIANELLQTERAYVARLHLLDQVFFSRLTEEAGRGSFPPDVIRNIFSNISCIYSFHSQFLLPDLEICISHWCESPGLGTVLVKHTPFLRMYADYVRNFDQAMELVRTWSERSSVFRNIIQDIQSQEVCGSLTLQHHMLEPVQRVPRYEMLLGDYLKKLPRDDPDYDLAHKSLQTISMAATHSNSAIHKAESLKRLVEIYEMVGEEEVVNPTNEFLREGRLLKLAARNTSAMERHLFLFNNFLLCCTPKFSLVGQRFTVRCRIGVDGMQVQQTTNEDHPHTFQVSGKEKTLELQASSVQDRDEWIKVIQEAIDVFLKKHETFKLACKELNVEESTEELGRRAPRWIRDNEVTVCMKCQDPFNALTRRRHHCRACGCVVCWKCSDNKVALEYDGNKLNKVCKACYSILTGQRGESVEGKKRRILEVSLSEASPVSSDCVMSGFLLYGDNPKTWQQMWSVVTRSEPAVLLLYTARQDVKPLSSIPLLGCSVEDSPQELQSQHCFCLRQSKTTHTFSCNGLDLKKNWVTVLKVAVTGKQYEINTDGSRWGIIGSVSDESECTGEEFIIIGDKEENS; the protein is encoded by the exons ATGTTTGACCTGAAGAAGAGGAATAGTTTGACTCTGAACTGCAGCCGAGAGACGGAGGAGTTCAGACGAGTGGCGGTCAGGCGGAAGGTCAAAGGTGATGCGGTGGACTGCTTCGCTTTACACACAG AGAGCAGTGGAGTGTGCAGCTCTTACAGCCGTGGCAACGCTTGTGACAAAGTCTGTGGATCAGAACCAAACTCTAAACCTGGTGCAGAGGAAGACAATCAAAGAAGCCCAGCTAAAGGATCGCCTTTCAAACCACACG TGCCCCCTAAACCAGCTCAACTCCAGAGAAATGCAGGATGTGATCAAGCCCACAGTCAACAAGATAATGGCACAGAGCAAGACCAGAGTCCTAAAAGAGGTTACGGAGTTTCTGTTTCCTGTGTCAGTCCAGCACATAATTGTCTAGGCTCCCCTAGTCCAACCAGAAGAGGCTGGACCTGTTTGTTGAATGGAGTGTCTGCAGCACATATCAGTCCTGCCAGACATACTCAGGGGATTCCACATATTACAAGCAGTCCACTTTTAGGATCTCCAAGTCCAGGCAAAAGAGGCATTCAGAGCCGTAGCCCATTGAGAGTAGGAGGGCACAGTCCTGCTAGATTGTCCCCAAGGAACCACAGCCCTCTCAGTGGATTACTGCGGACCCCCAGCCCTTTGCAGGTGAGGATCGGGAGTTACAGCCCAGCCAAAAACTCTAAATCCTGGCTTGGACTGTACAGAATCCCAAGCAGCAAGATGGAAGGACAAGATAAGAGAGCGGGAAAATCTTTGAGCGTGCCTGACTTGATTGTCTTCTTGGATGAGAACag AATTCCCACCGAAAAAATTGAACGCTCTCCACTGCAACCGCTTCAATCCCCCAACTGCTCCGGGTCAGCCAGCACCATCAAAGCACCAGTTCACCATATACTCAGTCATGCCAAAAGTGAAGCTTATCTATGGAGCAACGGCAAACAGCATTCCCCAAGACAAATGAATGGCGTGGTGCAGGGGAGAGTTTGCACAGCAGTTAATGGAAAGGGAATAAATGATAACATGGAAGAAGGCAAGGTACCTGTCGGATATGGCTCCAAATCTTCCTGCCAACGGAATGAGGATAGTAAAACTACAGAAGATGGCAGGATTCAGAAGGAGTCTAAAGGTGAACATAGTGATGAGGAGttgagaaaggagagaggagaaagcgAGCCAAAGGCTGAAGAGAACAAAGAGCAGAAATTGTTCAAAATAGCCAACGAACTCCTGCAGACCGAGAGGGCCTATGTGGCTCGTCTCCACCTGCTCGACCAG GTGTTCTTCTCACGCCTAACTGAGGAGGCAGGTCGCGGCTCGTTTCCTCCCGACGTGATAAGAAATATCTTCTCCAACATTTCCTGCATCTACTCCTTCCACAGCCAGTTCCTGCTCCCTGACCTGGAAATCTGCATCAGCCACTG GTGTGAGAGCCCAGGCCTGGGTACTGTTCTGGTTAAACACACACCCTTCCTGAGGATGTATGCCGACTACGTCAGGAACTTTGACCAGGCCATGGAGCTGGTGAGGACCTGGAGTGAACGCTCCTCTGTCTTCAGAAATATCATCCAGGACATACAG AGTCAGGAGGTGTGTGGCAGCCTGACCCTGCAGCACCACATGTTGGAACCAGTCCAGAGGGTTCCACGTTATGAGATGCTGCTTGGAGATTACCTGAAGAAACTGCCCAGGGATGACCCAGATTATGATCTTGCTCACA AATCCTTGCAGACCATTTCCATGGCAGCCACCCACTCAAACAGCGCCATCCACAAAGCT GAGAGCCTGAAGCGGCTGGTGGAGATCTATGAGATggttggagaggaggaggtggtcaACCCGACCAACGAGTTCCTCAGGGAAGGTCGTCTGCTCAAGCTTGCTGCGAGGAATACATCTGCCATGGAGAGGCATCTATTCCTG TTCAACAACTTTCTGCTGTGCTGCACTCCTAAATTCAGCCTAGTTGGGCAGCGTTTTACTGTCCGCTGCAGGATCGGAGTGGACGGCATGCAGGTGCAGCAGACCACCAATGAAGACCACCCACACACCTTCCAGGTCTCTGGAAAGGAGAAGACCCTTGAGCTGCAGGCCAG CTCCGTACAAGACCGAGATGAGTGGATAAAG GTAATTCAGGAAGCCATTGACGTGTTCCTGAAGAAACATGAAACTTTCAAATTGGCTTGTAAGGAGCTAAATGTAGAAGAATCA ACGGAGGAACTCGGCCGACGTGCGCCTCGCTGGATCAGGGACAACGAGGTGACCGTGTGTATGAAATGCCAGGATCCTTTCAATGCACTCACCAGGAGACGACATCACTGCAGAGCCTGCGGCTGC gtGGTGTGCTGGAAGTGTTCAGACAACAAAGTGGCTTTAGAGTATGACGGCAACAAGCTGAACAAAGTGTGTAAAGCCTGCTACTCCATCCTGACGGGTCAGCGAGGGGAGAGTGTGGAGGGAAAGAAGAGAAGGATACTGGAGGTGAGCCTT TCAGAGGCATCTCCGGTCTCCAGTGACTGTGTAATGAGTGGCTTCCTGCTGTATGGTGACAACCCAAAGACCTGGCAACAGATGTGGTCTGTTGTCACCCGGTCTGAACCTGCGGTCCTCCTTCTGTACACTGCTCGACAG GATGTGAAGCCCCTATCCAGTATACCGCTACTGGGCTGCAGTGTTGAGGATTCCCCTCAGGAGCTCCAGAGTCAGCATTGTTTCTGTTTAAGACAATCCAAAACCACCCACACTTTCTCCTGCAACGGCTTGGACCTCAAAAAAAACTGGGTGACTGTCCTGAAAGTTGCTGTGACAGGCAAGCAGTATGAAATCAACACCGATGGCTCAAGATGGGGAATCATTGGTAGTGTCAGTGATGAAAGCGAGTGTACTGGGGAGGAATTTATCATCATTGGCGACAAAGAAGAGAACTCCTGA
- the LOC129112414 gene encoding FYVE, RhoGEF and PH domain-containing protein 4-like isoform X3: protein MFDLKKRNSLTLNCSRETEEFRRVAVRRKVKGDAVDCFALHTAESSGVCSSYSRGNACDKVCGSEPNSKPGAEEDNQRSPAKGSPFKPHVPPKPAQLQRNAGCDQAHSQQDNGTEQDQSPKRGYGVSVSCVSPAHNCLGSPSPTRRGWTCLLNGVSAAHISPARHTQGIPHITSSPLLGSPSPGKRGIQSRSPLRVGGHSPARLSPRNHSPLSGLLRTPSPLQVRIGSYSPAKNSKSWLGLYRIPSSKMEGQDKRAGKSLSVPDLIVFLDENRIPTEKIERSPLQPLQSPNCSGSASTIKAPVHHILSHAKSEAYLWSNGKQHSPRQMNGVVQGRVCTAVNGKGINDNMEEGKVPVGYGSKSSCQRNEDSKTTEDGRIQKESKGEHSDEELRKERGESEPKAEENKEQKLFKIANELLQTERAYVARLHLLDQVFFSRLTEEAGRGSFPPDVIRNIFSNISCIYSFHSQFLLPDLEICISHWCESPGLGTVLVKHTPFLRMYADYVRNFDQAMELVRTWSERSSVFRNIIQDIQSQEVCGSLTLQHHMLEPVQRVPRYEMLLGDYLKKLPRDDPDYDLAHKSLQTISMAATHSNSAIHKAESLKRLVEIYEMVGEEEVVNPTNEFLREGRLLKLAARNTSAMERHLFLFNNFLLCCTPKFSLVGQRFTVRCRIGVDGMQVQQTTNEDHPHTFQVSGKEKTLELQASSVQDRDEWIKVIQEAIDVFLKKHETFKLACKELNVEESTEELGRRAPRWIRDNEVTVCMKCQDPFNALTRRRHHCRACGCVVCWKCSDNKVALEYDGNKLNKVCKACYSILTGQRGESVEGKKRRILESEASPVSSDCVMSGFLLYGDNPKTWQQMWSVVTRSEPAVLLLYTARQDVKPLSSIPLLGCSVEDSPQELQSQHCFCLRQSKTTHTFSCNGLDLKKNWVTVLKVAVTGKQYEINTDGSRWGIIGSVSDESECTGEEFIIIGDKEENS, encoded by the exons ATGTTTGACCTGAAGAAGAGGAATAGTTTGACTCTGAACTGCAGCCGAGAGACGGAGGAGTTCAGACGAGTGGCGGTCAGGCGGAAGGTCAAAGGTGATGCGGTGGACTGCTTCGCTTTACACACAG CAGAGAGCAGTGGAGTGTGCAGCTCTTACAGCCGTGGCAACGCTTGTGACAAAGTCTGTGGATCAGAACCAAACTCTAAACCTGGTGCAGAGGAAGACAATCAAAGAAGCCCAGCTAAAGGATCGCCTTTCAAACCACACG TGCCCCCTAAACCAGCTCAACTCCAGAGAAATGCAGGATGTGATCAAGCCCACAGTCAACAAGATAATGGCACAGAGCAAGACCAGAGTCCTAAAAGAGGTTACGGAGTTTCTGTTTCCTGTGTCAGTCCAGCACATAATTGTCTAGGCTCCCCTAGTCCAACCAGAAGAGGCTGGACCTGTTTGTTGAATGGAGTGTCTGCAGCACATATCAGTCCTGCCAGACATACTCAGGGGATTCCACATATTACAAGCAGTCCACTTTTAGGATCTCCAAGTCCAGGCAAAAGAGGCATTCAGAGCCGTAGCCCATTGAGAGTAGGAGGGCACAGTCCTGCTAGATTGTCCCCAAGGAACCACAGCCCTCTCAGTGGATTACTGCGGACCCCCAGCCCTTTGCAGGTGAGGATCGGGAGTTACAGCCCAGCCAAAAACTCTAAATCCTGGCTTGGACTGTACAGAATCCCAAGCAGCAAGATGGAAGGACAAGATAAGAGAGCGGGAAAATCTTTGAGCGTGCCTGACTTGATTGTCTTCTTGGATGAGAACag AATTCCCACCGAAAAAATTGAACGCTCTCCACTGCAACCGCTTCAATCCCCCAACTGCTCCGGGTCAGCCAGCACCATCAAAGCACCAGTTCACCATATACTCAGTCATGCCAAAAGTGAAGCTTATCTATGGAGCAACGGCAAACAGCATTCCCCAAGACAAATGAATGGCGTGGTGCAGGGGAGAGTTTGCACAGCAGTTAATGGAAAGGGAATAAATGATAACATGGAAGAAGGCAAGGTACCTGTCGGATATGGCTCCAAATCTTCCTGCCAACGGAATGAGGATAGTAAAACTACAGAAGATGGCAGGATTCAGAAGGAGTCTAAAGGTGAACATAGTGATGAGGAGttgagaaaggagagaggagaaagcgAGCCAAAGGCTGAAGAGAACAAAGAGCAGAAATTGTTCAAAATAGCCAACGAACTCCTGCAGACCGAGAGGGCCTATGTGGCTCGTCTCCACCTGCTCGACCAG GTGTTCTTCTCACGCCTAACTGAGGAGGCAGGTCGCGGCTCGTTTCCTCCCGACGTGATAAGAAATATCTTCTCCAACATTTCCTGCATCTACTCCTTCCACAGCCAGTTCCTGCTCCCTGACCTGGAAATCTGCATCAGCCACTG GTGTGAGAGCCCAGGCCTGGGTACTGTTCTGGTTAAACACACACCCTTCCTGAGGATGTATGCCGACTACGTCAGGAACTTTGACCAGGCCATGGAGCTGGTGAGGACCTGGAGTGAACGCTCCTCTGTCTTCAGAAATATCATCCAGGACATACAG AGTCAGGAGGTGTGTGGCAGCCTGACCCTGCAGCACCACATGTTGGAACCAGTCCAGAGGGTTCCACGTTATGAGATGCTGCTTGGAGATTACCTGAAGAAACTGCCCAGGGATGACCCAGATTATGATCTTGCTCACA AATCCTTGCAGACCATTTCCATGGCAGCCACCCACTCAAACAGCGCCATCCACAAAGCT GAGAGCCTGAAGCGGCTGGTGGAGATCTATGAGATggttggagaggaggaggtggtcaACCCGACCAACGAGTTCCTCAGGGAAGGTCGTCTGCTCAAGCTTGCTGCGAGGAATACATCTGCCATGGAGAGGCATCTATTCCTG TTCAACAACTTTCTGCTGTGCTGCACTCCTAAATTCAGCCTAGTTGGGCAGCGTTTTACTGTCCGCTGCAGGATCGGAGTGGACGGCATGCAGGTGCAGCAGACCACCAATGAAGACCACCCACACACCTTCCAGGTCTCTGGAAAGGAGAAGACCCTTGAGCTGCAGGCCAG CTCCGTACAAGACCGAGATGAGTGGATAAAG GTAATTCAGGAAGCCATTGACGTGTTCCTGAAGAAACATGAAACTTTCAAATTGGCTTGTAAGGAGCTAAATGTAGAAGAATCA ACGGAGGAACTCGGCCGACGTGCGCCTCGCTGGATCAGGGACAACGAGGTGACCGTGTGTATGAAATGCCAGGATCCTTTCAATGCACTCACCAGGAGACGACATCACTGCAGAGCCTGCGGCTGC gtGGTGTGCTGGAAGTGTTCAGACAACAAAGTGGCTTTAGAGTATGACGGCAACAAGCTGAACAAAGTGTGTAAAGCCTGCTACTCCATCCTGACGGGTCAGCGAGGGGAGAGTGTGGAGGGAAAGAAGAGAAGGATACTGGAG TCAGAGGCATCTCCGGTCTCCAGTGACTGTGTAATGAGTGGCTTCCTGCTGTATGGTGACAACCCAAAGACCTGGCAACAGATGTGGTCTGTTGTCACCCGGTCTGAACCTGCGGTCCTCCTTCTGTACACTGCTCGACAG GATGTGAAGCCCCTATCCAGTATACCGCTACTGGGCTGCAGTGTTGAGGATTCCCCTCAGGAGCTCCAGAGTCAGCATTGTTTCTGTTTAAGACAATCCAAAACCACCCACACTTTCTCCTGCAACGGCTTGGACCTCAAAAAAAACTGGGTGACTGTCCTGAAAGTTGCTGTGACAGGCAAGCAGTATGAAATCAACACCGATGGCTCAAGATGGGGAATCATTGGTAGTGTCAGTGATGAAAGCGAGTGTACTGGGGAGGAATTTATCATCATTGGCGACAAAGAAGAGAACTCCTGA
- the LOC129112414 gene encoding FYVE, RhoGEF and PH domain-containing protein 4-like isoform X1 — protein MFDLKKRNSLTLNCSRETEEFRRVAVRRKVKGDAVDCFALHTAESSGVCSSYSRGNACDKVCGSEPNSKPGAEEDNQRSPAKGSPFKPHVPPKPAQLQRNAGCDQAHSQQDNGTEQDQSPKRGYGVSVSCVSPAHNCLGSPSPTRRGWTCLLNGVSAAHISPARHTQGIPHITSSPLLGSPSPGKRGIQSRSPLRVGGHSPARLSPRNHSPLSGLLRTPSPLQVRIGSYSPAKNSKSWLGLYRIPSSKMEGQDKRAGKSLSVPDLIVFLDENRIPTEKIERSPLQPLQSPNCSGSASTIKAPVHHILSHAKSEAYLWSNGKQHSPRQMNGVVQGRVCTAVNGKGINDNMEEGKVPVGYGSKSSCQRNEDSKTTEDGRIQKESKGEHSDEELRKERGESEPKAEENKEQKLFKIANELLQTERAYVARLHLLDQVFFSRLTEEAGRGSFPPDVIRNIFSNISCIYSFHSQFLLPDLEICISHWCESPGLGTVLVKHTPFLRMYADYVRNFDQAMELVRTWSERSSVFRNIIQDIQSQEVCGSLTLQHHMLEPVQRVPRYEMLLGDYLKKLPRDDPDYDLAHKSLQTISMAATHSNSAIHKAESLKRLVEIYEMVGEEEVVNPTNEFLREGRLLKLAARNTSAMERHLFLFNNFLLCCTPKFSLVGQRFTVRCRIGVDGMQVQQTTNEDHPHTFQVSGKEKTLELQASSVQDRDEWIKVIQEAIDVFLKKHETFKLACKELNVEESTEELGRRAPRWIRDNEVTVCMKCQDPFNALTRRRHHCRACGCVVCWKCSDNKVALEYDGNKLNKVCKACYSILTGQRGESVEGKKRRILEVSLSEASPVSSDCVMSGFLLYGDNPKTWQQMWSVVTRSEPAVLLLYTARQDVKPLSSIPLLGCSVEDSPQELQSQHCFCLRQSKTTHTFSCNGLDLKKNWVTVLKVAVTGKQYEINTDGSRWGIIGSVSDESECTGEEFIIIGDKEENS, from the exons ATGTTTGACCTGAAGAAGAGGAATAGTTTGACTCTGAACTGCAGCCGAGAGACGGAGGAGTTCAGACGAGTGGCGGTCAGGCGGAAGGTCAAAGGTGATGCGGTGGACTGCTTCGCTTTACACACAG CAGAGAGCAGTGGAGTGTGCAGCTCTTACAGCCGTGGCAACGCTTGTGACAAAGTCTGTGGATCAGAACCAAACTCTAAACCTGGTGCAGAGGAAGACAATCAAAGAAGCCCAGCTAAAGGATCGCCTTTCAAACCACACG TGCCCCCTAAACCAGCTCAACTCCAGAGAAATGCAGGATGTGATCAAGCCCACAGTCAACAAGATAATGGCACAGAGCAAGACCAGAGTCCTAAAAGAGGTTACGGAGTTTCTGTTTCCTGTGTCAGTCCAGCACATAATTGTCTAGGCTCCCCTAGTCCAACCAGAAGAGGCTGGACCTGTTTGTTGAATGGAGTGTCTGCAGCACATATCAGTCCTGCCAGACATACTCAGGGGATTCCACATATTACAAGCAGTCCACTTTTAGGATCTCCAAGTCCAGGCAAAAGAGGCATTCAGAGCCGTAGCCCATTGAGAGTAGGAGGGCACAGTCCTGCTAGATTGTCCCCAAGGAACCACAGCCCTCTCAGTGGATTACTGCGGACCCCCAGCCCTTTGCAGGTGAGGATCGGGAGTTACAGCCCAGCCAAAAACTCTAAATCCTGGCTTGGACTGTACAGAATCCCAAGCAGCAAGATGGAAGGACAAGATAAGAGAGCGGGAAAATCTTTGAGCGTGCCTGACTTGATTGTCTTCTTGGATGAGAACag AATTCCCACCGAAAAAATTGAACGCTCTCCACTGCAACCGCTTCAATCCCCCAACTGCTCCGGGTCAGCCAGCACCATCAAAGCACCAGTTCACCATATACTCAGTCATGCCAAAAGTGAAGCTTATCTATGGAGCAACGGCAAACAGCATTCCCCAAGACAAATGAATGGCGTGGTGCAGGGGAGAGTTTGCACAGCAGTTAATGGAAAGGGAATAAATGATAACATGGAAGAAGGCAAGGTACCTGTCGGATATGGCTCCAAATCTTCCTGCCAACGGAATGAGGATAGTAAAACTACAGAAGATGGCAGGATTCAGAAGGAGTCTAAAGGTGAACATAGTGATGAGGAGttgagaaaggagagaggagaaagcgAGCCAAAGGCTGAAGAGAACAAAGAGCAGAAATTGTTCAAAATAGCCAACGAACTCCTGCAGACCGAGAGGGCCTATGTGGCTCGTCTCCACCTGCTCGACCAG GTGTTCTTCTCACGCCTAACTGAGGAGGCAGGTCGCGGCTCGTTTCCTCCCGACGTGATAAGAAATATCTTCTCCAACATTTCCTGCATCTACTCCTTCCACAGCCAGTTCCTGCTCCCTGACCTGGAAATCTGCATCAGCCACTG GTGTGAGAGCCCAGGCCTGGGTACTGTTCTGGTTAAACACACACCCTTCCTGAGGATGTATGCCGACTACGTCAGGAACTTTGACCAGGCCATGGAGCTGGTGAGGACCTGGAGTGAACGCTCCTCTGTCTTCAGAAATATCATCCAGGACATACAG AGTCAGGAGGTGTGTGGCAGCCTGACCCTGCAGCACCACATGTTGGAACCAGTCCAGAGGGTTCCACGTTATGAGATGCTGCTTGGAGATTACCTGAAGAAACTGCCCAGGGATGACCCAGATTATGATCTTGCTCACA AATCCTTGCAGACCATTTCCATGGCAGCCACCCACTCAAACAGCGCCATCCACAAAGCT GAGAGCCTGAAGCGGCTGGTGGAGATCTATGAGATggttggagaggaggaggtggtcaACCCGACCAACGAGTTCCTCAGGGAAGGTCGTCTGCTCAAGCTTGCTGCGAGGAATACATCTGCCATGGAGAGGCATCTATTCCTG TTCAACAACTTTCTGCTGTGCTGCACTCCTAAATTCAGCCTAGTTGGGCAGCGTTTTACTGTCCGCTGCAGGATCGGAGTGGACGGCATGCAGGTGCAGCAGACCACCAATGAAGACCACCCACACACCTTCCAGGTCTCTGGAAAGGAGAAGACCCTTGAGCTGCAGGCCAG CTCCGTACAAGACCGAGATGAGTGGATAAAG GTAATTCAGGAAGCCATTGACGTGTTCCTGAAGAAACATGAAACTTTCAAATTGGCTTGTAAGGAGCTAAATGTAGAAGAATCA ACGGAGGAACTCGGCCGACGTGCGCCTCGCTGGATCAGGGACAACGAGGTGACCGTGTGTATGAAATGCCAGGATCCTTTCAATGCACTCACCAGGAGACGACATCACTGCAGAGCCTGCGGCTGC gtGGTGTGCTGGAAGTGTTCAGACAACAAAGTGGCTTTAGAGTATGACGGCAACAAGCTGAACAAAGTGTGTAAAGCCTGCTACTCCATCCTGACGGGTCAGCGAGGGGAGAGTGTGGAGGGAAAGAAGAGAAGGATACTGGAGGTGAGCCTT TCAGAGGCATCTCCGGTCTCCAGTGACTGTGTAATGAGTGGCTTCCTGCTGTATGGTGACAACCCAAAGACCTGGCAACAGATGTGGTCTGTTGTCACCCGGTCTGAACCTGCGGTCCTCCTTCTGTACACTGCTCGACAG GATGTGAAGCCCCTATCCAGTATACCGCTACTGGGCTGCAGTGTTGAGGATTCCCCTCAGGAGCTCCAGAGTCAGCATTGTTTCTGTTTAAGACAATCCAAAACCACCCACACTTTCTCCTGCAACGGCTTGGACCTCAAAAAAAACTGGGTGACTGTCCTGAAAGTTGCTGTGACAGGCAAGCAGTATGAAATCAACACCGATGGCTCAAGATGGGGAATCATTGGTAGTGTCAGTGATGAAAGCGAGTGTACTGGGGAGGAATTTATCATCATTGGCGACAAAGAAGAGAACTCCTGA